ATCCTTCAATCTCTTTTGGATAGACGTTATAGCCACCTGAAATAATTAAATCCTTGCTGCGGCCAACAATGCATAACTTTTGGCGCTTTGCCGCCATTGGCATCACCACCCCAACGGCCAACGTCGCCAGTCTTAAACCAACCGTCTTTCGTAAATTCTTCTGCAGTCTTCTCCGGCATGCGCCAGTAGCCCTTAAATATATTTGGACCTTTAACCTGGATGCCGCCAATCTCATTAACCTTACATGGCTTATTGTCTTCATTGACTACGCGTACTTTCACGCCAGGCAATGGCAATCCTACAGAGCCGCCAACACGCTTACCTTTATATGGATTGGAAACCAACATCACGGTTTCACTCATGCCGTAGCGTTCAAGAATAGGCTGGCCAATTACCTCTTTAAAAGTATTGAAGGTTTCTGTTAGCAAAGGTGCTGATCCAGAAACAAAGAGGCGCATATTACGTGCAACTTTCTTATTGAAGCCCTTGTCAGCCAATAAGCGCACGTAGAAAGTAGGCACACCCATCATGACCGTAGATTGAGGCATATGCTTGATCAATTGAGCGGTATCCAAACGTGGCAACCAAATCATTTTGCTGCCATTGATAAGTGCACCATGAGCGGCTACAAATAAACCGTGTACATGGAATATTGGCAAAGCATGCAGCAATACATCGCCTTTTTTCCAGCCCCAGAATTTTTGTAGCACCTGAGCATTGCTTCCCAAGTTTTTATGCGTGAGCATGGCGCCCTTGCTGCGACCGGTAGTGCCGGAGGTATACAGAATGGCGGCTAGATCATCATCTTTAGCTGGAACTGTCTTGAATTTATCGCTCAAGCCTGCAGCACGCTCCAATAAAGTACCCGTACGGTTTTCGTCCAATGTGAAAACATGCTTTGTGCCCGCCTTTGCAGCAACCTTAGATACCCATGAAAGATTCTTACCGCTGCACACCACTACCGCCGGCTCAGCATTTTCCAAAAAGTACTGAATCTCTGCAGACTGGTAAGCAGTGTTCAGCGGCAAATACACATAGCCAGCACGAATCGTAGCCAGATAAAGAAATAATGCTTCTGGAGATTTCTCAACCTGAACGGCAACTCTAGCGCCTTTAGGGGGCTTAAGGCTCGCCAATAAATTTGCAAGTTTTGCGGTGGCACCCTCTAGGTCACCCCAAGAGTAATACAAACCATCATGCGTCTCGATAGCGCATGCTTTTTTATCTTTTGGAAAACCTTTTTCCAATAGTGAATATAAATTCATTCGAGCCTCAAATCCAAGGGGTAATGTTTAATAAAATTGCTTAATCTAATTTAGCGCCAGAGGCCTTAGCAACAGCAGCCCAACGCTTGATATCAGCACTTACAAACTTACCAAATGCATCACCCGAGAGATTGGGTGTATCAGAGCCGTTATTTGTCCAAATGGTTTTAAGCTCTGGAGTATTGATCGCCTTCTGCACTTCAGCAATCATCTTGTCAATGATCGGTTGTGGTGTGCCCTTAGGAGCAAACAAGCCGTACCAAGTGGATACCTCATAACCAACCAAGCCAGCTTCAGCTGCAGTAGGCACGTTCGGGAATCCGGGGGCGCGCTTCTGAGAGGCAACCGCTAAAGCAACAATGGAGCCGTTTTTAATTTGCGCAGCAGATGAGCCAAGACCATCAAACTCGATGTCGACCTGTCCTGCAATAAGGTCTTGCATCGCTGGGCCGGCTCCACGGTAAGGGATGTGGGTGATAAAGGTTTTAGTCAACATCTTGAACTGCTCGCCAGCCAAATGATGTGAAAAGCCATTGCCTGCACTAGCGTAGTTAAATTTACCGGGGTTTTTCTTCAGAAGTGCGATGAACTCTTTTAAGTCTTTCACTTGAACATTTTTTGGGTTCACCACAATTACCTGAGGTGGACTTGCAATCATCGCAACCGGTATAAAGCTCTTTTCAATGTCGTAATCTAAATTTGGATACGTAGCAGGCGCAATAGCATGATACGCAGCTCCTACGAAGAATGAGTAACCATCTGGTGCGGCCTTGGCGGCAATGGAGGCGCCTAAGGTGCCTCCAGCTCCACCGCGGTTATCA
Above is a window of Polynucleobacter necessarius DNA encoding:
- a CDS encoding Bug family tripartite tricarboxylate transporter substrate binding protein yields the protein MFKQSSLVATLKRALFLICAAPLVVCAQEWPNKPITFVVPFPAGGGTDAFARPLATQLTKQLGKQIIIDNRGGAGGTLGASIAAKAAPDGYSFFVGAAYHAIAPATYPNLDYDIEKSFIPVAMIASPPQVIVVNPKNVQVKDLKEFIALLKKNPGKFNYASAGNGFSHHLAGEQFKMLTKTFITHIPYRGAGPAMQDLIAGQVDIEFDGLGSSAAQIKNGSIVALAVASQKRAPGFPNVPTAAEAGLVGYEVSTWYGLFAPKGTPQPIIDKMIAEVQKAINTPELKTIWTNNGSDTPNLSGDAFGKFVSADIKRWAAVAKASGAKLD